The DNA window GTCGAAGACTTTTTGATTACGCGTTTGCTGTCTTTGTCGGACGATTTGGCCCTGGCATTTCCTTCGGCAGTCTTCTTGGACTTACTGGATGACTGCTCGGCAACGGCCTTTGCCGCAACGGCTTTTGTTGCAACGGCTTTTCCCGCAACGGCTTTTCCGGTAACGGCTTTTCCGGTAACGGCTTTTCCGGTAACGGCTTTTCCGGTAACGGCTTTGCCGGTTACAGCTTTTCCAATAACAGCTTTTCCAGCGTTTTTTGTCACAGCGCTTGCTGCTTTGTTCTTACCTGCTTTCTCGTTCATTTTTGAAGACGCCATCTCTTTTCGCCACCCTTAGACTTTCCAATGTCCGAACACAAATGTTTGATCACAGATTTTAGAGCAACTGGCAACGGATCAAGGCTCTAGTGGGCGTGCCACCATGATTCCTATGTTGTTTTTTGACCATTTCAGTGCCCCACTGATTGGACCAGGTTCAATTGTCACTTTCATGTTGATTTTTTTTGAGGAGGCATCCATGAAATGTGGGACGCCATCTTTGTCTCGATAGATGATTCCCGTATGAACAATGTCCAACCCTGGCTGGTCTGTGCAGATTCCCACGATATCTCCTGTTTGCAACAATGGTTCAATCGAGGCTATCTTGTCCATCGGTACAAAATTCAGATGTCGTTTATTGATTTGCGATTCCTGGTTTTTGATTGTGGCGACAAATTCTGGATGCTCAACCAGCACGGGATAACTTTGCGGATGGGAGGACATAAAGCTTACTTTGGATGGAAATGTCTGCTCGCCGGGTAGTTTTTGCAATAACTCAACAACATGCTTTTTCTGGTTGTCGTGATACCAGTCTGTCGTGTAGTGCAGTCTGCATGTGTAATCAGTCGGTTTGCCGCCCCGGTAGCGGGTATAGGTCACTTCTTTCAGTAGTGCCTCTGGCGTCGGGTTACCCTTTTTGATTATTCTGGCGAGGTCGAGCGTCGATTCAAAAAATGTGACGCAATCCAGTGCGCTCAAATCAACTGTGCAAACTTCTTTTTTGGTGTTTCGGTCAAGAACTCCTCCCACATAGGGAGTTCCTTCCAACTCGGTCGCTATTTTGCCCATCAGCTCTCCAATCGGAAGCTTTTGCCAATCTTCCTTTTCTGATTTAGCAACTATGCGATTGAATACTCTTACAGACGGTGCGCTATTTTGAACCTCATCTGAAAGTGACGGTGCAGGCGTCGTCAATGCGCCAAGAATTACTGAAAATGTAAGCAGCGCCGCTTTAAGAATTTGACCGGAGAAGCGGGATGCGGGTAGCAAACTCGTCGGTAAAATACGGAACGCTGCAAGGCGATCGTCTTGACGTTTCTTCCGGGGCATGACTGTAACCACTGTTCGCCCTTGCCTGTGGATTTGGAGCTGCATTTTTTGCATCGATAATTGACCGGGCACGCAATCTAACCGAGTTATTATACTTGATTCGAACTGATACACTTACGTTTTGGCGGTGTTATTGATATCTGGTGGTCGTTCCTGGCATGAGCAGTCCGTTAGCGTCGGTGTTTTCTATTGCATTGCCAATTGCTGGTGTGACTATGCTTGGTATCGGTATCGGACACATTTACATCGCTAAGTTGCTGAATTGGAAGGAAGAATTAAAGACGCTTTCACACGTCAACGAAGGTGTCTTCTATGCGCATGCGACATTCGTTGTAGCTGTTTTGATGTCTTTCGGAATAGCCCTTGTGGTAGCGCCCTCGGTGCTCATCACCAGGTCAGCGCCTGCCATGATTTTAAGTGGATGCTTTGCTCTTTGTTGGCTGAGCCGATTAGTGTTTCAGTTGATCACATTGCGTGAGAAGATCCATAACGATGGGCGCATTGACTTCGCCTGGCGAATTTTGGGTACGCTGTTGTGGATTTTCTACGCTGTTCTGTTTTCTGTTTTGTTTGTTTATCAATGTGGATTTCTGGGTGATTGAGAGTGACACTTCCCGTTGAACAATTTTTGAAGATTTCTGGTCCGAATTTTGTTCATGGGCGGGTCTTTTACACGGTAAATTTTGTGAAAACAACTCTTCTTATTTTACTTGTCTTACTGTTTGCCTTCGGAAGCCCTGCTGATGCAGCCAGTCATGACAGTAAAGTGGAATCAGGTGCTTTGTTTCACGATCAGGGACCCGTTTTTGTCAGCACTAATGAACCGAGCATCACCGCGCCTGTTGTAGTTCGATTGCGGGCCGCTAAGAATGACCTGACTGCAGCTACGCTCGAATACTTTGATTCGAAGGATCGAAGCTTGCATAAGGTTCCGATGACGAAAGAGATTGCTCAGTCGAATTCTACATTCGAATTTTGGAGTGGAACGATTCCAGCCAGTTCCGCCAGGAAACATTATCGATTCTGCGCACAAGATGGTCAAATCCGGGTTTGGTATAACGCGCACGGCGTGAGCCAACACGGCATGAATGGATCCGAATCATCTGACGGCGATTTCTATGTGATCCCGGGTTTTAAAACTCCGGACTGGCTGAAAAATGGTGTGATTTACCAGATTTTTCCTGATCGCTTTTGTAATGGCGACACCGGCAACGATGTCGCCACGGGTCAATACAAGTATCGATCAGCTTCGACTTTGCAGCGGCAGTGGGGAGAAAGCCCACTCACTACAGACGGTGACGAGCGATCCTTTACTTTCTATGGCGGTGATTTGGTCGGTGTTATCAAAAAACTAGACTACATTCGCGCGACACTGGGCGCAGACATAGTTTATTTGAATCCTATTTTCAAAGCACCGAGCAATCATAAATACGATACTGCTGATTACGATGTGGTAGATCCTGCGTTCGGGTCAAACTCTACTTTAGTTAGTCTATCTACAGCTTTGCATAAAAACTTGAATGGTAGACGGGGTTATCTTGTTCTTGATGGGGTTTTTAATCACACTGGTGATGGGCACAAGTGGTTTGGAAAGTATGACCCGCTGCCTGGTGTGGTCGGCGCTTACCAGTCGCAGAAGAGTCCATATTTTTCCTATTACAATTTCAATCAATGGCCAACTGATTATGCTCACTTCATGGTGTATGACAGCTTGCCGAAGTTGAATTTCGGCTCTGCTCAACTGCGCAATGCTATTTATCGGTCACCAAATTCGGTGGCGTTGAAGTACTTGAAGGCGCCATATAATATCGATGGTTGGCGATTAGATGCTCCTAAATATGCCGATGCTAATGGACAGGATGGAAGTGACAAATTCAATCATATGATCTGGCGTCAGTTTAGAGCTGCGGTCAAATCTGTTAAGCCGGAGGCTGCGATTCTGGGCGAGAATTGGGAAAATGCCAGGTCGTGGATTGTTGGTGGCGATCAGTGGGATTCAGTCACGAACTTCAACGCGTTTACCGCTCCAGTCTCCCAGTGGATCACTGGCAAGAAGATTGATGACAGTCCTGGGGCTCTTTCAAC is part of the Candidatus Melainabacteria bacterium genome and encodes:
- a CDS encoding glycoside hydrolase family 13 protein; its protein translation is MSGPNFVHGRVFYTVNFVKTTLLILLVLLFAFGSPADAASHDSKVESGALFHDQGPVFVSTNEPSITAPVVVRLRAAKNDLTAATLEYFDSKDRSLHKVPMTKEIAQSNSTFEFWSGTIPASSARKHYRFCAQDGQIRVWYNAHGVSQHGMNGSESSDGDFYVIPGFKTPDWLKNGVIYQIFPDRFCNGDTGNDVATGQYKYRSASTLQRQWGESPLTTDGDERSFTFYGGDLVGVIKKLDYIRATLGADIVYLNPIFKAPSNHKYDTADYDVVDPAFGSNSTLVSLSTALHKNLNGRRGYLVLDGVFNHTGDGHKWFGKYDPLPGVVGAYQSQKSPYFSYYNFNQWPTDYAHFMVYDSLPKLNFGSAQLRNAIYRSPNSVALKYLKAPYNIDGWRLDAPKYADANGQDGSDKFNHMIWRQFRAAVKSVKPEAAILGENWENARSWIVGGDQWDSVTNFNAFTAPVSQWITGKKIDDSPGALSTSEFEKMLRLTRAEYPSNVQQVLSNHLSNHDISRFAQRAGGDIGKTSLALIFQMTYVGTPTIYYGDEYGMMGGGDPDCRRTFDWSKVAPDNSTVALTHKLISIRNRYPALRTGSFITLKVDDDKSVFVFGRFDKQNRIAVVLNNSSSDKSVAVPLNRLDIPDGAVVKDVLNGTIYQVHSGNISITVPGHYGAILVH
- a CDS encoding DUF1460 domain-containing protein, encoding MQKMQLQIHRQGRTVVTVMPRKKRQDDRLAAFRILPTSLLPASRFSGQILKAALLTFSVILGALTTPAPSLSDEVQNSAPSVRVFNRIVAKSEKEDWQKLPIGELMGKIATELEGTPYVGGVLDRNTKKEVCTVDLSALDCVTFFESTLDLARIIKKGNPTPEALLKEVTYTRYRGGKPTDYTCRLHYTTDWYHDNQKKHVVELLQKLPGEQTFPSKVSFMSSHPQSYPVLVEHPEFVATIKNQESQINKRHLNFVPMDKIASIEPLLQTGDIVGICTDQPGLDIVHTGIIYRDKDGVPHFMDASSKKINMKVTIEPGPISGALKWSKNNIGIMVARPLEP